The Flavobacterium sp. CBA20B-1 genome includes the window AGAGTTTTTAACTTCTTCTGCAAAAACTTCACCTGTTGGAACTGCTTTTGGAGCTGAAGTTGACGAAACTTTTTCTTCTGATTTTGTTTCTGTTGATGCAGTTTTAGCAGATGGAGTAAAGTTTTCTACATCGCTTTTAACGATGCGTCCGTTTTCTCCAGAACCCTTCACTTCTGAAAGATTAATGCCTTTATCTTGAGCAATTTTTTTAGCCAAGGGCGAAGCAAAAATACGGTTTGAATCATTTGTTGCCGATGAAGTTTCTGTTTTAGCCGATTCTTCTTTTATTTCAGCTGAATTTGATTCTTTTTTACTTCCTGATTTATCTTCTGATGATTCTTCTTTTTTAGATTCGGATTTTGCTTTTGGTTTTGATCCTCCAGACAAAATACCAGAAACATCGGTTCCTGCAGGACCAATAATGGCTAACACACTGTCAACAGGTGCCGATTCGCCTTCTTGAATACCAATGTGCAACAAAGTTCCTGCATAAAAAGATTCAAATTCCATTGTGGCTTTATCTGTTTCGATTTCAGCCAAAATATCTCCTTCTTTTACTTCATCACCTACTTTTTTCAACCATGATGCAACGGTACCTTCTGTCATTGTATCACTTAAACGAGGCATAGTTACAACGCTCACATTGTCTGGAACTTCTGAAGCAGTTTCCTCTTCTTTTACTTCCTCTTTATCAGATGTATCAGCTTTTGAATCAGATTCTCCTGACTTTTCTTCTTTAGTATCAGATGGTTCATTTTTTTTCCCCTCAGAAGTAGATCCTTCTAATAAAGATTTGTAATCTTCACCTTCTTTCCCGATAATTGCCAACACACTATCAACAGCAGCAGTTTCGCCTTCTTGAACACCAATATACAAAAGGGTTCCTTGGTGAAACGACTCAAATTCCATTGTAGCTTTATCGGTTTCAATCTCTGCTAAAATATCACCTTCAGAAATTTTATCTCCCACTTTTTTTAACCAAGATGCCACGGTACCTTCTGTCATGGTATCGCTTAAACGAGGCATTGTAATAATTTCAGCCATTTTTTATAATTTATGAGGAATGAACGGATAATTTTCTTGATCGTAAACTACATCATACATTACGTTTGTTTCAGGATATGGAGATTCTTCTGCAAATTTTTCACATTCTGAAACTAAATCACGTACGCGATTGTCTATTGTTTCGATTTCTTCGTCGGTTGCCCAATTATTCTCTTTAATAACGTTTAAAACTTGAGTAATTGGATCTATTTTTTTGTATTCTTCTACTTCTTCTTTTGTGCGGTAATGTTGCGCGTCACTCATTGAGTGTCCGCGGTAGCGATACGTTTTCATTTCTAAGAAAGTTGGTCCTTCGCCTCTACGTGCTCTTTCCATAGCATCGAACATTGCTTCGGCTACTTTTACAGGGTTCATACCGTCCACTGCATAAGAAGGCATTTCGTATCCTAAACCTAATTTCCAAACATCGGTATGGTTTGCAGTACGCTCAACCGATGTTCCCATTGCATAACCATTATTCTCACAAATAAAAACTACTGGAAGTTTCCACAGCATTGCCATATTAAATGCTTCGTGCAATGATCCTTGACGTGCGGCACCATCTCCAAAATAAGTTAATGATACACCGCCGGTTTCTAGATATTTTTCGGCAAACGCCATACCTGCCCCAACGGGAATCTGTGCCCCTACAATTCCGTGACCACCGTAAAAACCATGCTCTTTTGAAAAAATGTGCATAGAACCACCTAAACCTTGAGAGGTTCCGGTTGCTTTTCCTAATAGTTCGGCCATTACTCTGCGAGGATCAACTCCCATACCAATTGGTTGCACGTGGTTGCGGTATGCAGTTATCATTTTATCTTTTGATAAATCCATTGCGTGTAAGGCACCAGCCAAAACTGCTTCCTGTCCATTGTATAGGTGCAAAAAACCGCGTACTTTTTGCTGAATGTATAAAGCTGCTAATTTATCTTCGAACTTGCGCCAAAACTGCATGTCTTCATACCACTTTAAATATACTTCTTTAGTAATTTCTTTCATAACGTTAGATAATTAATTACCAATTGCTGATTTTGTTAATTTGGCAATAAGCAAAAATAAGACAACAAACGTATATCTGAAAATAAATTGAGTTATTTTTAGTTAAAGTCTAAAAATTATTAAACCCCAAAACAGAACAATGTCCTATTTTGGGGTTTAAAAAAAACGAGGAGCAATTGCTCCTCGTTTAGAAAATTTATTTTTTGATGATTTTAATAAATTGTGAACCGGTGTTTGTATGAACTTTTATCATATAGGTTCCGGCTGAAAGATTAGATACATCTATCTTCACATCGTTTGCATCAAATTTTTGTGTTTTGATTTGTTTACCTAACAAATCGTAAACCTCTACTGACTGAATTGCCTCTTTGTAAGATATATTCAACTCTGAATCTACAGGGTTTGGATAGTATCTCAATGAAGCTAAGTCTAGATCGTTTAATCCTAAACTAATCTTCACGGTTACAGGAAGTGGTAAACTTGGACAGTTAGCTGGACCAACAAGCACTCCGTAATACGTTTTGTTATCTACTAATGGTTGATAAGTTGGTAAAGGATTTGTAAAATTGATTGCATCATTATACGAATCAAACCAAACCACATTCGGCTCATTTGCTTTTAAATCTTTTACTTCCGCATAATTAGGGAATGTTTGATTGATGTTACCAGTTGGAGCATTAGGTCGAGCATTTACAGTTATATATACTGTTGCTTTAGCTGATTCACAACCATTATCGATTTTAGAAATGTAATAAGTACCTGTTGTGATTACATCATTTTGCCCCATTTCTGTAGTTGCAAATGCATTATCAAATACTTTATAACTGATTCCAGTACCAGAACTTAAAGGTAAAGATGAAACAGTAGCATCCCCACAAATAGTAATTGGGTTGATAACCGGTGCATTAACACTTAAAATCTTAACACTTACAGCACGTTTAGGAGAGTCACAGTCACCAACTGATTGACCCACGTAGTAAGTACCTGTTACCAATGGTGTGGTATTAGATAATGGTGTATCTGATGTACTAAAGCCATACCAGTATACATTTGCTCCCACTGTTGTTGGTGAAGCCATTAAACTTCCAACAGTAGCGTTTCCACAAAATGTTTGTGTTGTATTTGCTGTTGGCATGGTCAGGTTTTGCACGGTTGACACCACTACCGCAGATCTAGAAGACTCACAGTTTCCTATTTTTTGTGCGATGTAATACGTACCAGTTGTCAATACTGTTGAGTTTGCCAACGGTGTAACATCATTTACATTTTGGTACCAATTTACCGTTGCTCCTGGTGAAGATGTAACAGCAATGCTAGATATTGTTGAAGTACCGCATATATATACATTACTTAAAGAAATAGCCGAAGGAGTAACTCCCACTGTTACATTTACAGCTACACGAGCTGATGATGTACAAGAACCATTTGTAAACTCACCGTAGTAAATACCATTATTAATTGGTGTTGTACTTGCTAATGGAGTTCCTCCTACTTGAGTAGTATACCATTGGATATTTAAGCCACTAATTGAGTTGAATGTTAAATTACTAACAGTAGCTGATCCGCAGAACGCTTGATTTGCAGGCGCTACAGGTACAGTTGCTGGTGGATTAATAACCACAGTAAACGGTACTCTTGCTGATTTACAACCAGAAATTTCTTGTTCTACATAATAGATACCTGAATTTGTAATCTGTGTAATAGGTGTACTAGATGTTTGACTACTGTAATATGTCAATACGCCGTTTGGATTTTTACCAAAATTTGTATTAGCAACATTAACAGGACCACAACTTGTAATATTATTTACTACTGGAGCTTCTTTCAAACCAATACTAACTGTAAAGTTTTTCTCAACAGTACATCCATACTGATTTTCAATTTCCACCTTATATGGCACATTTAAACTATTAGATGTACCTTTCAAATAAAGTGTTCCAGTATTAATTAAACCATCATAAGGAACTGTTGCGTTTTGATCATAATATAAATTAGCAATTGGTGTCCATGTTACTTGGTAGTTACTAATAGGTGTAATTCTTACATTATCAATATACCATCCTGCAAATTGCGTATTACCGTCTGCTCCCATTCTAAAGCGAACTTGGAATGTTCCCGCTCCTGTAAAATCAGCTGCAGGAACAGTAAACTTCTCAGATTTCCATGCCGAATTAGTAGGGATTGTTGCTTGTTGGAAACTTACCCAATCAGCGTAAGATGTTTTGGTAAAGAACATAGCTTGCAAACTAGTGTTACCAACAGGTTTTGGAAGAGTTGTACTAGCAGAACCAGTATAATGCTCCGGTAAAAACGGTTTCCAAGTTGCTCCATTATCAGTTGTATATTCTAAATACGCATAATCTTGAACATTTATTGTACCAGCTTGTAAAGCAGCAATATGATCAAACTCAACCGTGATAGATTTAAGGTTATTCATATTCACTGATGAAGCTAAGTTAACAATTGCATTTGTTTGTGCTGCATGTGTAATTTTCAAACTACCTGTACCTTCAGAAAAAAGTGCTGTTTCGTTAGAAATAGCGTCTCCTGATACGGTATTGCTAATAGTCACCCCGTTAATGTTTCCATTAAACAAATGTCTTACAGGAGTTTCATTAACTAAATTATCTACTTTTAATTCTTGAATATCGTCAAAACATAAACTGTAACTATTCAGTAATTGCAACATTTGAGGAGAAGGATTGTTCTCTACAGAAATAGTCTTTTCGATTACACATCTATCCCCACCTGTATTAGAAGCTCTTAACACATAGGTCATATTCATAGTTGTATTGAAAGTCCAACCTACATTCTCATCACCAAGAATTGCGTTTGCGGGGTTATTTGGATCATTCGGATCATTTGCTGGATCGTTTGGATCGTTTGGATCAACTGTAGTCCATTCATAGGTATCATAATCACTAACACCAGTCAAAATATACAATTTTGTTAAAGGGCTACCAGCACAATTATTAACAATATCTGCTGAAAGATTTAGAGTTGGTGCATCAGAGAAATTCAGTTCATAAGTTCTCATCGCTCCAAAACAACCATCTATAATTTTAAAATAGCCATTCATGCGAATTGTGTTTCTAGTACCAGATACTTCGGCATACATTTGCGCTAAAGATAATGTAGCATTTCCGCTATACAAACTTCTTTGCTCGTTTAGAGGTGAACAAACAACTGGTGTTGCGCTAGGAGCGGGTCCGGCTATATCACTATATGTGAATTGGACTACAATATTAGAATATCCATCCCAAATAAACGGCTCATCAAGCTTAAACCAATTTATCTGGTCAGCTACAAGTGTTTCATTGGCTTCATACTTCACAATTTTTAATTCATTATTAGGTATAAAATCATTAGATGGAAATTCTTCTAATTTTGTATGCCCCATATGAATAGCCAGA containing:
- the pdhA gene encoding pyruvate dehydrogenase (acetyl-transferring) E1 component subunit alpha; amino-acid sequence: MKEITKEVYLKWYEDMQFWRKFEDKLAALYIQQKVRGFLHLYNGQEAVLAGALHAMDLSKDKMITAYRNHVQPIGMGVDPRRVMAELLGKATGTSQGLGGSMHIFSKEHGFYGGHGIVGAQIPVGAGMAFAEKYLETGGVSLTYFGDGAARQGSLHEAFNMAMLWKLPVVFICENNGYAMGTSVERTANHTDVWKLGLGYEMPSYAVDGMNPVKVAEAMFDAMERARRGEGPTFLEMKTYRYRGHSMSDAQHYRTKEEVEEYKKIDPITQVLNVIKENNWATDEEIETIDNRVRDLVSECEKFAEESPYPETNVMYDVVYDQENYPFIPHKL
- a CDS encoding Ig-like domain-containing protein produces the protein MYIDNINATEDLVPPTCYMPLNVRVIDKTDSSFEVRWENPTGQSATSIDWEVRISGLPGSGPNGLVGSGSEPGTSTSVNIDVPAANLLPETVYKIYLKTSCSATNASSWIGIDDITFCNSFDMDTQQVNVCGIQEVDLDYNVPGTKFWFDEDDNLVEQGVNTFTTPEITESRKYVVFSGTQTTATDQQELLIGNGVATSTTVTPLTGSKANKAQYIYLASELKAAGFNKGVIKNFGFRTGLTAGTLLRNNLAIHMGHTKLEEFPSNDFIPNNELKIVKYEANETLVADQINWFKLDEPFIWDGYSNIVVQFTYSDIAGPAPSATPVVCSPLNEQRSLYSGNATLSLAQMYAEVSGTRNTIRMNGYFKIIDGCFGAMRTYELNFSDAPTLNLSADIVNNCAGSPLTKLYILTGVSDYDTYEWTTVDPNDPNDPANDPNDPNNPANAILGDENVGWTFNTTMNMTYVLRASNTGGDRCVIEKTISVENNPSPQMLQLLNSYSLCFDDIQELKVDNLVNETPVRHLFNGNINGVTISNTVSGDAISNETALFSEGTGSLKITHAAQTNAIVNLASSVNMNNLKSITVEFDHIAALQAGTINVQDYAYLEYTTDNGATWKPFLPEHYTGSASTTLPKPVGNTSLQAMFFTKTSYADWVSFQQATIPTNSAWKSEKFTVPAADFTGAGTFQVRFRMGADGNTQFAGWYIDNVRITPISNYQVTWTPIANLYYDQNATVPYDGLINTGTLYLKGTSNSLNVPYKVEIENQYGCTVEKNFTVSIGLKEAPVVNNITSCGPVNVANTNFGKNPNGVLTYYSSQTSSTPITQITNSGIYYVEQEISGCKSARVPFTVVINPPATVPVAPANQAFCGSATVSNLTFNSISGLNIQWYTTQVGGTPLASTTPINNGIYYGEFTNGSCTSSARVAVNVTVGVTPSAISLSNVYICGTSTISSIAVTSSPGATVNWYQNVNDVTPLANSTVLTTGTYYIAQKIGNCESSRSAVVVSTVQNLTMPTANTTQTFCGNATVGSLMASPTTVGANVYWYGFSTSDTPLSNTTPLVTGTYYVGQSVGDCDSPKRAVSVKILSVNAPVINPITICGDATVSSLPLSSGTGISYKVFDNAFATTEMGQNDVITTGTYYISKIDNGCESAKATVYITVNARPNAPTGNINQTFPNYAEVKDLKANEPNVVWFDSYNDAINFTNPLPTYQPLVDNKTYYGVLVGPANCPSLPLPVTVKISLGLNDLDLASLRYYPNPVDSELNISYKEAIQSVEVYDLLGKQIKTQKFDANDVKIDVSNLSAGTYMIKVHTNTGSQFIKIIKK
- a CDS encoding pyruvate dehydrogenase complex dihydrolipoamide acetyltransferase; translation: MAEIITMPRLSDTMTEGTVASWLKKVGDKISEGDILAEIETDKATMEFESFHQGTLLYIGVQEGETAAVDSVLAIIGKEGEDYKSLLEGSTSEGKKNEPSDTKEEKSGESDSKADTSDKEEVKEEETASEVPDNVSVVTMPRLSDTMTEGTVASWLKKVGDEVKEGDILAEIETDKATMEFESFYAGTLLHIGIQEGESAPVDSVLAIIGPAGTDVSGILSGGSKPKAKSESKKEESSEDKSGSKKESNSAEIKEESAKTETSSATNDSNRIFASPLAKKIAQDKGINLSEVKGSGENGRIVKSDVENFTPSAKTASTETKSEEKVSSTSAPKAVPTGEVFAEEVKNSQMRKTIARRLAESKFTAPHYYLTIEVNMDNAMESRTLINSLPDTKVSFNDMVVKACAMALKKHPKVNSQWTEAATIVNHHVNIGVAVAVEDGLVVPVVNHTDLLSLTQIGSSIKDLAGKARSKKLQPKEMEGSTFTVSNLGMFGIEEFTSIINQPNSAILSVGAIIEKPVVKNGQIVVGNTMKVTLACDHRTVDGATGAEFLQTLKHFIENPVTMLA